The genomic segment TCCAGTAGGGACAGGTTTCTAACCTGTCCCTACTGGACATGGTTTTCGAACCTGTCCCTACTTGGACATGGTTTTCGAACCTGTCCCTACTGGATATGGTTTTTAACCTGTTCCTTCGAGGCTGTAACCTTTTGCCTGCAGACTAAAGGCCTTTTTATAAATTCCGTTGTGTTTGGTCAAATCTTCGTGGTTCCCTTGTTCAACGATTTCACCATCTTCAAGAACGTATATTCTATGAGCATTTCTGACGGTTGAGAATCGGTGTGAAATGATAATAACGGTTTTCCGGTCGAAACTATGATAAATATTTTTAAATATTTTGTGTTCGGCTTGGGCATCTATAGAGGCAGTTGGCTCGTCAAGTATTAATATTGGGGCATCACGGTAAAACATTCGGGAAATAGCTATCTTTTGCCACTGTCCCCCCGAAAGATCCGTTCCTTTTGAGAAAGTTTTATCAAGCTTCTGATCATATTTGTTTTCAAGATCAACAATAAATTCATGTGCGTCTGCTTTTTTAGCTGCAGTTTTTACCTGGTCCAGGTCAACTTTTCTGTCAGGATCTCCCAATAATATGTTTTCCTTTACGCTTAAAGAGTGATACTTGTTATATTCCTGGTTTAAAACTCCAATTCGTTTGTAATAATCTTTAATATCAATGTTTTTTATTGGTATATCGTCAATCAAGATCTCTCCTTTCTGTGGATCGTGGAATCTAAGAAGCAATTTTATTAATGTAGATTTGCCGGCACCGTTTTCGCCAACTATTGCAATTTCATCAAACGGATTTATTGTTATATTTATGTTTTTGAGAACATATTTTTTGCTATTTGGATATTTAAAAGAAACATTTTTAAGCTCAATTTTGGGTGGTGTTTGAGTTTTCGACTTAAGTTTTTGATCACCGTTGATAATCAGTGGGGCAAGTGATTCGATCTTTCTTACGTGATCAAGGTAAGAGGCTAAATCGTAAAGATTCAGGAATTCACCGATTGTATAGTCAAGATTACCTGAAAATGATTTAAATTGTCCTTGATAAAATGTGAAATCACCCACAGAGTATTCGCCTTTTAGTACTTTTTGTAGCAGAAACGCTGTTGCAGCCAGGTATGAAAATGCATTAAGGATTAAGAGTAAAAATCCCTGGATGAAGTTTTTGTCATATATTTTTTGTTCCATATTAAGCATGTGTTCACCGCTCTTTTTTAGTTCGTTATATAGATAATTATTTGCACCCGAAATCTTATGTTCGTAAGCGTACCTATCGTCACCTAGATACCAGCCTAACCTTCTTACGAAACGATTTTCTTCTATTCTGTTGTTGTAGTAATCCCAAATCTCTTTTATAAATTTGCTGTGAATAATGTTTCCCGGGAGGGAAAAGAGGACTATGACTGCCGAAATAAATGGGGACGTTTTAAATGCAAAGTATCCTGACATTGTGACTGATAACAGCATAGAAACAAAATTTAAAGATTCTCTTGCAAATTCCTGAACTTTGTAAAAGTTTTCCCAGGCTTTTTGAATAGAGTTTGAGATGTTAGGGTCTTCGAATTGTTGAATATCCAGGCTCGAGATCTTTTTATGTATTGCATACTCATATTTTCTTAGAAAGTAGTTTCGGAATTTGTTGGCAAGCCATTGTTCAGTCCGTCTTCCCATGTTGCTCATTGTTGAGATGGCTGTAGAAGCAATTATTATTATGACAACAGGAGAAATTAGTTCTAGTTCAGATATATCTTTAACCCCTGTTTGGGTAAGATTTAGGAGCGCATCAATAAATTTACCTGTGTAAAATGAACCTAGTATTGGAAGAATAGTTGTACTAACCGAAGAAAAAAACATAAGGATTGTGTAAAACGGCGAGATTTTGAAAAACAATCGATAGACCCAACTTCCATTTCGTATTATCAATCCAAACTTTTGGAGCATGTTCGTGGACTTTGGTTTTACTTTTTTATTTGTATGCCGGTTCATGATTTTCTTATCTATTTAATTATAGTTTGGCAAAACGGTGTATTTTACTATGTATCTATTCGGTTGTACAATAAAAATGTATATTGCTGGTTATCATTTTTGTCTTGTTGTATACTTAAAAACCATGAAACCATTTGCGTTAATAATTCTTGATGGACTCGGTGTAGCCAGAGCATCTAATGGCAATGCCGTTGCTCTTGCAAAAACACCTTTCTTAGAAAAGCTATGGAATAACTATCCTCACGGATATTTAAATGCTGCAGAAGAAGCTGTAGGGCTACCTGCAGGCATTAATGGTAACAGTGAGGTTGGTCATTTAAATATTGGTGCCGGCAAGGTCGTTTATCAATCACTACTTAGAATAGATAGAAGCATCGAAAGCGGTCACCTTCTTAACAACCAAACATTGAAAGCGTTGGTTTCAAAGTTGGCTTTAACCGGTGGTAGAATTCACTTAGCCGGAATTTTAAGTGATGGCGGTGTACATTCGCATATTAACCATCTATTAGAGATTTTGAGTGTTTTATCAAAGCTTTCTCCCAAGTCTCGTATATTTATCCACTGTTTTACCGATGGTAGGGACTCCGGTCCTAAATCGGCAGCTACATATTTTGAAAAACTGTCATCTCGCATTCAGATATCAGGGGTTGGTGAAATTGCAACGATTCTTGGAAGATATTATCTTGATCGTGATGAGAAGTGGGATAGAACAAAAGTTGCATACGATTTATTTACACAGGGAATCGGTAAAAGGATTGATTCTTATAGTCTTGCACTTAACGATTCCTACGAACAGAATAAAACCGATGAGTTTCTTAATCCTTATGTTCTAAATCCTGACGGAATTGTAAAGGAAGGTGACGCATTTATATTTCTAAATTTTAGGGCTGATCGTGCCACACAGCTTACTGAAGCTTTTGTTATGCCTGATTTTACTGGATTTCCCAGAGAAATTGTACTTAAAGATCTTTTCTTTTCAACAATGATGCTCTATAGTCGGAAGTTCATAGACTATACCCAGTTAATTTTTCCAAGGAACGATATTACGGTTCCCCTTGGCAGGATTTTAAGTCAGAAGGGAATTACACAACTTCGAATTGCTGAATCAGAAAAATTTCCCCATGTTACTTACTTTTTTAATGGTGGTCAAAATATCGTTTTTGATGGTGAAGACCGAGTCGAAGTTCCCTCCCCTCGTGATGTTGCCACATATGATCAAAAGCCACAGATGAGCGCAGATGAAGTTACAAGAATATTAGGTTCCAAGATTGAGACTGAGCGGTACGGTTTTTATGTTGTGAACTTTGCAAATCCGGATATGGTTGCTCATACTGGGAATCTTCCTGCAAGTATAAAGGCGGTAGAGGTTGTTGATGAGTGTATGAGCAGAATAGTGCCCCAAATTGTCGGTAGAGGCGGACGAGTTATAGTAACCGCTGATCACGGTAATGCCGAAGAGCTTATTACCTCAACGGGAGATATTGATACTGAACATTCAATTAATCCTGTGCCGTTTTGTATTGTGGGTAATGGACTCTCTTCTCGCACCCTTCCAATGGGTAGACTTTGTGACATTGCGCCCACAGTATTGTCACTTTTAGGTTTTGATGTTCCGTCTGACATGACAGGTAGAGTGTTGTATAATCCTTAAGTTATAATTTGTTTGATTTTTATTAATGAAATTTTCATTTAGTAAACCCAAACGACTCAAAATAAACATACCTAAGATTGATTTTTCGTTTTTGAAGACTGAATGGGGAATGATATCCATTGGAATTTTAGTATGTGTTCTTATTGCCTTTCTTCTCATAAAAATGCTTTCCGGAAGAGATGCCGCACTTCTAGAGTATAGGAGACTAATGGAAGAGTTAGAGAATACATCAACCGACGATCTAACAAACAATCTTTCCGATGATACCCTCTTGCCTACGCTCTCATTTCTGTCTCAAGATGGTGAAGCCAAGGGTAACATAAGTTACGTTACCGCTGATACCGAGGAACTTAGGGTTAAAGGGCTCTCCGAGTATGATATTCTTGAGCAGAATATGGGTATGCTTTTTGTATTTGACACCATTGTCAATGCTGCATTTACAATGGAGGGCATGAGTTTTCCCCTGGATATTATATTTTTAGATAGCAATGATACTGTTGTCGAAATTGCAAGCAAACTTCAACCGTGCGAATCAGATTGCACGCCATATACACCGGCTAGTTCCTATCAATATGCAATCGAGGTAAATGCTGGAGTTGTTAATAACCTTGGAATTGTTGTTGGCGATATTGTAGTTGCCGGCGAATAATTACGGCATATCATAGTTACCTTTGGAGTTCCCTTAGCATTCCTAGGTTTTCACAACATCCCCAGCAATGGGAATTCAGCCTCATAGACAGTGCTCGTTGATTTTTGTAGTGTCTCCTACCTTTAGGATTGTACTAAACACGAACATTATATTCACGAGGATCCTGAATTCCCATTGCTGGGGATGTTGTGAAAGTATTAAAAGCTGTTTCGACGATTAAAGGCTGTTCATTATGTTTGTAATCTTTTGTGCCCAAGCTTCAGGTGTTACGGGATTGTATACCGGAGCCATAAGTGCGGGTGTTGTGAGTCCTTTTGCATAGTAACCTTTTGCAATACCGTTAACAACTGTAGCAATGGCCTCTTCAAAGCTTGTATATCCAAGATTACCCCATCCGAATGGATTGTATGGTCGAAAACACACTACTCCACCACCGGATTCAACAATGGAAATTGCAACGATAAGTCTGTAGTCTACTCCCATTTTTGCCGAGTATCGAACCAGAAATTCCGCAGAAGATGCCATAGGAGCCTTATATTTTTCGTAGAAAGCTTTTACTTTGGTAACATTTGCCATGATTTCTTCTTCTTTTTGCATTCGGGCGGTTTGATTTGCTGATAAATTGCTGTAATTTTCGGTTTTTCCGAAGAAATAGCTGTTGTCAAATGGAGTTGTAACAATGTCAGAATAGATGTTTTCATCTTCGACTTTTGATTCAGCTCTAACGGGAAATTTGATACCGGCACCGTAAAGAAATACAAGAGCGTTTCCTACAACAACTGAGCTAACCCCTACACCGATTGCCAATCCTAACACTTTTTTAAAGGTATTCACGCAAAACGTGTCCCTTATAAATTAGCCTCGCATTCTCTTACAAATTTTTGCAAGGTGCGAGAGTTTGTCCTTGAGATTTCTCCCAAGGGATTCTAAAGAACAATTTATGATTGTATTATACCATGAAAATGGCATTTTCTCAATGTATCTTTAGTCAAACTCGGGCGAGTATACCCTGGTCTTTGGTGAATGTCAACAGAGTGTCAGAATACTCGCCAAGTTATTTTTTATAATTACTTTTCCTGTTTTCGTCTCGACAATATTATTCCTATAACAAGGAGTATAAACACAAGGATCGGAATAAGAATCCACCAGGGGAATCTATTATTACCTATTAGTCTAATGTTTACGTCCGCAGTATCCTTATCAGTTACTTCTATAGTTTTGTTCTCGCCAAGTGAGTACTTTGAAGGTAATTCGTCGTCTATTATTTTTACAGTATATTTTCCTGGACATACTTTTAGTTCCCAATATCCATTATCGTCTGTTATTGCCTCCATTTGGTAGGTTTTTCCGTCGAACTCGTACTCAACAAGGATCTTCTGGTTTGTAAAGATTTTTTCGTTTTCATCCTTTTTGTCATTTTTGTTTTTATCTTCATATACATAACCCGAGATTTTGTATGTAATGCTACATCGTTCCTCGGTAGTACCCAGGATATTATTATCAAGGTCCTCTTCTTCCGGCTCCAAAGATTCCGGTTCAGAAACCGGTTCTATAGGAATTATGGGTTGGATAACCGGTCTAATCGTTACGATCGGTTGAGGAATAATTATTACTACCGGTGGGTTAACTGTTACAGTTACTGATTTTGTTGTACAGGTATTCTCCGACAATGGATTGTCAATAAATCTTGCTTCGCAGACTCTCAGAGTAACAGTATAAATACCGGCCGCAAGATATTGTTTTGATGGAATAGTTATGTTTCCCGGAGTACCGAATGTTCCTAATGATTGAAATCCTTCACCTGTACCGTAATCTATTTCGGCATACCAGGGTGAGTCGTCAGGTACTTCCTGAATCCAACCGGGATCACTTATATATGAAGGGTCTCCAAACATTGCGGTGAAGTTAGCGACTCCACCTGTCTCAATTATTTGATTGCTTCCTAATACAACCGCCGGTGCTACATTATTAATTGTTATAGTTACCAAATACGCCTCACTTTCATTCCCGGCAAAATCCGTTACGTAGTAACGGATTGTATATACCCCCTCGGGTATATATGAAGTGTCTGTGGGAACGTCAATATCTGAAAAGTCAATTGTTTCTCCTGTTAAATAGTGGAAAAGTTCGTTTAGTGTTCCTCCATATCCACAACCGTCATATCCGCAACCAGCCATACTTACATCTATTGCTGTATCAAGGATGGTATATGTTCCATCGGGATCTGTAAACGTTATGACAACGTAAACCATGTCAAGATTCCCGTTTGTGTCACGCATTTCAAGGTCGTTGAGAAATCCAAGGTTTAGTAATTGACCTTCGGTTAGAATTAGATCGTCAATTGTTGAAATTGTCGGAGCTGTATTGTCAATATTTAACGGATAAGTGCTTACTGTATAAGTTGTATTATTTGCAAGATCTGTTGCCTTTACGCAAACATACATACCGTTGTGACTTTCGTCTGCTATGGTAAATGGTGTGTTTGATTCAAAGCTTTCTGTAAATACGACTGTGTTGTCGCAGGTTCCATCTGTGAATGCATATTGATAAGTTGATGGGTCAGGATTATTATCTGTTACTAAGATCGAGATAATGTCTTCAAGATTAAAACCGGCCTCAACGTCATCGATAAAGGTAACGACAGGAGGTGTTACATCGTAAGTTATATAACAAGTATTGCTCCAGTCCGAAACCGCGCCGGTTAATGTATCTATTGCCCTGACTCTTGAATAATGTGGAACTTGACCATAACCAAAGCTTCTATAGTTGGTGTAAGGGTTTGTATAAGGCTCCAGACCCGCCCAGGAGGTTCCGTTTGAAGAGTATTGTCTTTGATATTGTATATTTGGGTTTCCTGCTGAAACATCTGTCCAATGAACTGATACGCCATTTATATTGGTATAACCGCCTTCACAATCGTATCTTGTTGGTCTTTGGCTAATTGGTGTTCCATCGTTAACATTGTAACCAATTTGTACTGGAGTTAAGGGTTGAACAAATCTAAAGCCTACCGCGTCGGCAATGGCAATTTGTCCGCCTGATAAACCCGGACCCTGGAGTACAACAGAGCCCTGCTCGTTTACAAATGTGTATTCTCCTAACGATACCCAGCCTGATTGAGATTGTTCATAGGTTACTGCGCAGGTTGCTTGATCTATTGTGACAGGGGAACCGCTGTTTATTGTATATTCTACCTCGCCTCGCGAAGCCGAGGGTTCACATCTGTATTGGGTGTAAACTTCGTAAACACCGTTTAGAAGATCATTTGTTGTCCATGTGGCTGTGGCGCTGGTTGATCTTAATGTCTGAGTGTCTCCTCCAACGTAGGAACTAGCTATGGCTTGAACACTTGGATCTGAGTGATTGACGTGTATGGCCATATTTGCTCCAGAAACAGAGAAAGTTCCGTTGTTATTATGGTCTGAATATAAGGCACTGTCATCAATAACTATATCCATTGGTTCTGCATACTTCCACTCTATAGCTGAATCGCTTTCGTTTCCTGCCGAATCTACTGCCGTGACAATATAGTTGTGGAGACCTGTTGTTGAATGTGTGTAACTTAGGTCTGTTCCTTCATAAATCGGTGTTATTGTATTATTATCGGCGTAAACTCTATAAAGAGTTGCGTTGGATACCGCTTTCCATGTAACTAATATTTCATTTGTATCCTCCTCTAAAAAGAAAAGTGGGGATTCTGGAGGTGTTGTGTCTAATTCAGTGTAGTCAACCATTCCTAAAACGCTATTGCCTGTTCCGCCTGAGTTTGTTTCCGGAATACTGCCGTCGCCACCTGTTGTATCGTTGGGACCTGTTGCATCTCCCCAGTTATTTCCTCTTGCATCGATAAGAACAGTAGTTGTTGGATCACCGGTTACAGTTGTTGTCCAGTTTGAAAGCCCGTAATTATTGTTTCCGGAGATTGTTACACCATGAATTTCAACATTTGTGACGTAATTTCCTATTGAGATTCCCCCACCGGAAGCTGTGGTTCCGCCGTTTCCTGTAATTGTGCCGCCATTTATTGTAACTAAATCTAAGGTTGTTGTATTTAGTCCATAGCCTGCGGTATCGTTTCGTCCTTTTATTGCGATTCCCTTGCCTTGTGTTACTCCTAAGCCATTTCCTGTTACAGTTGGATTGTTAAAGGTAATATTGGAGTAATTTCCATTCTTTAGGTTGATATCTATACCGGCATTGTGTGCTGCAAGTCCACTTGTTGTGTTTTGTCCGTTATTTGATGCAGATATGTTTGTAAACGTTGCATTTGATAATTTCTCGACGTATATGCCTTTAAAGCCATTTGAATCAAATGAACTGTCAGTAATTAATACGGTGTTAACGTTAGAAGTAGTATCTGGTGATGGGTTTGCCCCGGCAGGGTTTTTTGCAAAGTAGATACCGTAATGTAAATTGTTAAATGCGGAGTTTGATATTGTAAGCCCATTAACTGTGCCGTGTACCATAACTTTTAAGCCAATCTCGGTCTCTGTTCCAAAGTAGGTGGCTGGTCCGATAACCATTACATCGCTTATGGTAAGGTTTGATATTGCGATAGGGTCACCTCCTACGGGTGAGTTTGTCATTATACCGACTTGAATACCCGCTGAATTTACTGGTGTTACACGAAGGTTTCCAATATTTACATTTGATGCAGTTACGGTTATTGCAGCTGCGCCTGAATTTGAAGATAATATTGTATCTACAAGAGGATCCGTACCATTTCCATTTCCCTGTAGGGTGATTTCTTTGTCAATTATTATGTTGCCACTGTATGTTCCGGCTGTAACCTGTACAGTATCGCCATTCGATGATGCATTTATCGCTTCCTGAATTGTGTCGTAGCAGATGCCGTCGACAGTTGCGACGACACATGCGTTTCCATTTCCTACCGGGTTTGGGTTTATAACAATAAAGATTGTGAAATGATCGACGTTTTCTGCAATAATTGAGTTTTCTACAGTTGAAACATTATTTAGTTGAGCAAAGTTTACGCTGTCTTCAGAGTAAGCAATGGTTGAATCGGGTTCACTATTATTTGGAAGGGTAAGTGTAAATTCGAAGCTGTAATTCGGCATTGTCGATGTTACCTCAAGTGCCCAGGGATAAATAGCAGAAGTTTCTTCGATCTGTTTAGTGGTAAGAGGGATCTTGTTTATTGTTATGATTCCAGGCTCATCAACTTTTGTAAAGGTAATAGAGATTGATGGGTCGTTTGGAAAAACATATGTTCCAATTGTGATTGGTTCGTTAGAAGTAAATGAGCCGTCAGTATTTTGAATCCAGATTTGGTTTTCGTTGGATTCAATATAATCTTCCGGTGTGTCTGCAAGTACGGGATTTGAAAGCAGGAAGAAGAGTGAAGCTGTGTTACCGATAATTAGATTTAGTAAAAGAAAAATTTTTACTAATCGGAACAAATGGGTTTTAAGTTTTTTCATTATTGAAAAATTAATATAATGTTATTCTCGTATTCTAACAAAATATCAAATTAGTTACAACCACCTGTTATTCGTCCTACCGAAACTGTAGATAATAGTAGATAATATATGATTAATTAGTGAACATAACTTTGTTGTTTTTAACAGTTGCTTTGATTTTATCGCCTTTTTTAAATTTCCCCTCAATAAGTGCTTTTGAAAGCTCATTTTCTACGTTTTTCTGGATTGTACGTTTCATTGGGCGCGCTCCAAACTCCTCGTCATATCCGGCGTTTACCAGCATTTCAACAACGGAATTGTCAAATTCAATGGTTAATCCTTGCGCCAGAACCAATTGTTTAAGCTTTTCAAGAAGAATTAAGGCTATTTCGCGGATTTGTGCCTTGGTAAGTGAATGGAAAAGAATAATGTCATCGAATCTGTTTAAGAATTCGGGTCTAAATTGAAGTTTAAGTTCGGACAAGACTTTATCATAAAGTTTTTCCCACTCTTTGTTTCCCTTGTTCTTAATGTGTTCCTGAATAAGGTTAGATGCAATATTACTTGTAGCAATTATTATGGAGTTCTGGAAATCCACTGTTCTACCTTTTGCGTCGGTTAATCTGCCGTCATCGAGAAGTTGAAGTAATATATTAAATACTTCAGGATGAGCCTTCTCAATTTCGTCTAACAGGACTAGTGAGTATGGTTGACGTCTAATTCGTTCTGTTAGCTGTCCACCCTCTTCATAACCAACATATCCCGGTGGGGACCCGATTAGTTTACTTACACTGTGTTTTTCCATGTATTCACTCATATCGATCCTTATAATTGCTGATTCATCACCAAAGATATATTCCGAAAGTGCTTTTGCAAGTTCGGTTTTGCCAACTCCGGTGGGACCTAAAAAAATAAATGCAGCAATGGGTTTGTTTTCAGATTTTAACCCAA from the Candidatus Dojkabacteria bacterium genome contains:
- a CDS encoding ABC transporter ATP-binding protein, producing MNRHTNKKVKPKSTNMLQKFGLIIRNGSWVYRLFFKISPFYTILMFFSSVSTTILPILGSFYTGKFIDALLNLTQTGVKDISELELISPVVIIIIASTAISTMSNMGRRTEQWLANKFRNYFLRKYEYAIHKKISSLDIQQFEDPNISNSIQKAWENFYKVQEFARESLNFVSMLLSVTMSGYFAFKTSPFISAVIVLFSLPGNIIHSKFIKEIWDYYNNRIEENRFVRRLGWYLGDDRYAYEHKISGANNYLYNELKKSGEHMLNMEQKIYDKNFIQGFLLLILNAFSYLAATAFLLQKVLKGEYSVGDFTFYQGQFKSFSGNLDYTIGEFLNLYDLASYLDHVRKIESLAPLIINGDQKLKSKTQTPPKIELKNVSFKYPNSKKYVLKNINITINPFDEIAIVGENGAGKSTLIKLLLRFHDPQKGEILIDDIPIKNIDIKDYYKRIGVLNQEYNKYHSLSVKENILLGDPDRKVDLDQVKTAAKKADAHEFIVDLENKYDQKLDKTFSKGTDLSGGQWQKIAISRMFYRDAPILILDEPTASIDAQAEHKIFKNIYHSFDRKTVIIISHRFSTVRNAHRIYVLEDGEIVEQGNHEDLTKHNGIYKKAFSLQAKGYSLEGTG
- a CDS encoding glucosaminidase domain-containing protein, which encodes MNTFKKVLGLAIGVGVSSVVVGNALVFLYGAGIKFPVRAESKVEDENIYSDIVTTPFDNSYFFGKTENYSNLSANQTARMQKEEEIMANVTKVKAFYEKYKAPMASSAEFLVRYSAKMGVDYRLIVAISIVESGGGVVCFRPYNPFGWGNLGYTSFEEAIATVVNGIAKGYYAKGLTTPALMAPVYNPVTPEAWAQKITNIMNSL
- a CDS encoding 2,3-bisphosphoglycerate-independent phosphoglycerate mutase — protein: MKPFALIILDGLGVARASNGNAVALAKTPFLEKLWNNYPHGYLNAAEEAVGLPAGINGNSEVGHLNIGAGKVVYQSLLRIDRSIESGHLLNNQTLKALVSKLALTGGRIHLAGILSDGGVHSHINHLLEILSVLSKLSPKSRIFIHCFTDGRDSGPKSAATYFEKLSSRIQISGVGEIATILGRYYLDRDEKWDRTKVAYDLFTQGIGKRIDSYSLALNDSYEQNKTDEFLNPYVLNPDGIVKEGDAFIFLNFRADRATQLTEAFVMPDFTGFPREIVLKDLFFSTMMLYSRKFIDYTQLIFPRNDITVPLGRILSQKGITQLRIAESEKFPHVTYFFNGGQNIVFDGEDRVEVPSPRDVATYDQKPQMSADEVTRILGSKIETERYGFYVVNFANPDMVAHTGNLPASIKAVEVVDECMSRIVPQIVGRGGRVIVTADHGNAEELITSTGDIDTEHSINPVPFCIVGNGLSSRTLPMGRLCDIAPTVLSLLGFDVPSDMTGRVLYNP
- a CDS encoding DUF192 domain-containing protein, with product MKFSFSKPKRLKINIPKIDFSFLKTEWGMISIGILVCVLIAFLLIKMLSGRDAALLEYRRLMEELENTSTDDLTNNLSDDTLLPTLSFLSQDGEAKGNISYVTADTEELRVKGLSEYDILEQNMGMLFVFDTIVNAAFTMEGMSFPLDIIFLDSNDTVVEIASKLQPCESDCTPYTPASSYQYAIEVNAGVVNNLGIVVGDIVVAGE